A region from the Acidiferrobacter sp. SPIII_3 genome encodes:
- the cutA gene encoding divalent-cation tolerance protein CutA, translated as MPQEALIVFSTCPRADAPGIASALVNERLAACVNLLDAVQSVYRWRGQVETATETLLIIKTTTDHYDEMERRLRALHPYEVPEIVAVPVARGYPAYRQWLEDATRP; from the coding sequence GTGCCCCAAGAGGCCCTGATCGTTTTCAGCACCTGCCCGCGAGCCGATGCGCCCGGGATCGCGAGCGCGCTCGTGAATGAAAGGCTGGCGGCCTGCGTCAACCTCCTGGACGCCGTGCAATCGGTGTACCGCTGGCGCGGGCAGGTGGAGACCGCCACGGAAACGCTTTTGATCATTAAAACGACCACGGATCACTATGACGAAATGGAACGGCGCCTGCGGGCCTTGCACCCCTACGAAGTCCCGGAGATCGTGGCGGTCCCGGTCGCCCGCGGCTACCCGGCCTACCGGCAATGGCTTGAAGACGCTACTCGCCCTTAG
- a CDS encoding carboxylesterase → MPETAFSLNTRPDILIRGRMADAGYGPVGLFLHGFRSHCAGEKATALTHHALAHGYSWARFDLAAHGASTGVLVEQTLSGWLKDALSVAALYAPRPLILVGSSLGAWLAVLMARSRRIPVAGLVLLAPAFNFLQRYYADLPQDLRRQWRREGQLTLPDPYGPPGTVYRLGYRLIEDAAAHDVLSVPVTLPCPVAMIHGDQDEVVPLAVSEDFLRHVRAPAKRLTVVAGGDHRLTAAIPRVLAEVDAAWPTADVRAEVIA, encoded by the coding sequence GTGCCCGAGACCGCGTTCTCCCTCAATACCCGTCCGGATATCCTGATCCGGGGACGAATGGCCGACGCGGGTTACGGTCCTGTTGGACTGTTCCTGCACGGTTTTCGTTCCCACTGCGCCGGTGAAAAGGCCACGGCGCTCACCCACCATGCCCTGGCGCACGGTTATTCGTGGGCGCGCTTTGATCTGGCCGCGCACGGCGCGTCGACCGGGGTGCTCGTGGAGCAGACCCTTTCGGGGTGGCTTAAGGACGCGCTATCGGTGGCCGCGCTCTATGCGCCACGACCGCTGATCCTCGTCGGATCCAGTCTGGGCGCCTGGCTCGCGGTGCTCATGGCCCGCTCGCGGCGTATCCCGGTGGCCGGCCTCGTGTTGCTCGCCCCGGCCTTCAATTTCCTGCAGCGTTACTATGCCGACCTCCCGCAAGACCTGCGCCGGCAATGGCGCCGCGAGGGCCAGTTGACGCTCCCGGACCCCTATGGCCCGCCCGGAACGGTCTATCGGCTCGGCTACCGTCTGATCGAGGACGCCGCTGCTCATGACGTCTTGTCGGTGCCGGTCACCCTGCCCTGCCCGGTGGCCATGATCCATGGGGATCAAGACGAGGTCGTGCCGCTTGCCGTGAGCGAGGATTTTCTGCGCCACGTCCGCGCCCCGGCCAAGCGCCTTACGGTCGTGGCCGGGGGCGATCACCGTCTCACGGCGGCCATCCCCAGGGTCCTGGCCGAGGTCGATGCCGCGTGGCCGACGGCCGATGTCCGTGCCGAGGTGATCGCATGA
- a CDS encoding FxsA family protein: MIARLLRFIALLPLIEVVVIVLVWQAIGPWWTLGLLVAGPVAGLVLLRLSPVRTFGHVRAALSHGRLPHEAVWEGAALGLAGLLLIFPGFFSDLLALALLIGPARRALRRPPEASPPAAGGGSREPLEGRFRSYRD, from the coding sequence ATGATCGCGCGGCTTTTGCGTTTCATCGCGCTCCTGCCGCTCATCGAGGTCGTCGTGATCGTGCTCGTGTGGCAGGCCATCGGGCCATGGTGGACCCTGGGGCTTTTGGTGGCCGGCCCGGTCGCGGGACTGGTGTTGCTGCGGTTGTCGCCGGTACGCACCTTTGGTCATGTGCGCGCCGCCCTGTCCCACGGCCGGCTCCCGCACGAGGCGGTCTGGGAAGGGGCGGCCCTCGGGCTCGCCGGCCTGCTTTTGATCTTCCCGGGGTTCTTCTCGGATCTCCTGGCGCTCGCCCTGCTGATCGGGCCCGCGCGGCGCGCCCTGCGGCGCCCGCCGGAGGCGTCGCCGCCGGCGGCCGGCGGCGGCTCGCGCGAGCCGCTCGAGGGCCGGTTTCGCTCGTACCGCGATTAA
- the groES gene encoding co-chaperone GroES gives MNIRPLHDRVIVRRLEEERKSAGGIVIPDTAKEKPIQGEIVAVGKGKILESGEVRPLDVKVGDKVLFGKYAGTEVKVGTEELLVMREEDVVAIIDGK, from the coding sequence ATGAATATTCGCCCCCTGCACGACCGCGTGATCGTGCGCCGCCTGGAAGAAGAGCGGAAGTCCGCCGGTGGCATCGTGATTCCCGATACGGCCAAGGAAAAGCCGATCCAGGGCGAGATCGTGGCCGTCGGTAAAGGCAAGATCCTAGAGAGCGGCGAGGTGCGTCCGCTCGACGTCAAGGTCGGCGACAAGGTCCTCTTCGGGAAATACGCCGGGACCGAGGTCAAGGTCGGCACCGAGGAGCTGCTCGTCATGCGCGAAGAAGATGTAGTCGCGATCATTGACGGCAAATAA
- the groL gene encoding chaperonin GroEL (60 kDa chaperone family; promotes refolding of misfolded polypeptides especially under stressful conditions; forms two stacked rings of heptamers to form a barrel-shaped 14mer; ends can be capped by GroES; misfolded proteins enter the barrel where they are refolded when GroES binds), with amino-acid sequence MAAKEVVFGDSARIRMLRGVNILADAVKVTLGPKGRNVVLDKSFGAPTITKDGVSVAKEVELKDKYENMGAQMVKEVASQTSDIAGDGTTTATVLAQAILREGLKSVAAGMNPMDLKRGIDKAVTSAVDALKKISRPCSDHKEIAQVGTISANSDESIGNIIAEAMDKVGKEGVISVEEGSGLENALEIVEGMQFDRGYLSPYFVNKQDTMTADIENPYILIYDKKISNIRELLPILEGVAKAGRPLLIISEDVEGEALATLVVNNIRGILKVCAVKAPGFGDRRKAMLQDIAILTGGQLISEEIGMTLEAATIDVLGSAKRVQVSKENTTIIDGAGNSKDIEARVKQIRAQIEEATSDYDKEKMQERVAKLAGGVALIKVGAATEVEMKEKKARVEDALHATRAAVEEGVVPGGGVALIRALQNMKVKGDNHDQDVGIQIARRAMEEPLRMIVMNAGLEGSVVMNKVAEGKGSFGFNAATGEYGDMLTMGILDPTKVTRTALQNAASVSGLMITTEAMIAELPQEEKAAAGGGAGGMGGMGGMGGMDGMM; translated from the coding sequence ATGGCAGCTAAAGAAGTCGTATTCGGTGACAGCGCGCGCATCCGGATGTTGCGCGGCGTCAACATCCTCGCCGACGCAGTGAAGGTCACCCTGGGCCCCAAGGGCCGCAACGTCGTCCTCGACAAATCGTTCGGCGCGCCCACGATCACCAAGGATGGCGTCTCGGTCGCGAAGGAGGTCGAGCTCAAGGACAAGTACGAGAACATGGGGGCGCAGATGGTGAAGGAGGTGGCTTCGCAGACCTCCGACATCGCCGGCGACGGCACGACCACGGCGACCGTTCTGGCGCAGGCCATCCTCCGCGAGGGCCTGAAGTCGGTGGCCGCGGGTATGAACCCGATGGACCTGAAGCGCGGCATCGACAAGGCCGTGACCTCCGCGGTCGACGCCCTGAAGAAGATCTCGCGTCCGTGCTCGGATCATAAGGAGATCGCCCAGGTGGGCACGATCTCGGCCAACTCCGATGAATCGATCGGCAACATCATCGCCGAGGCGATGGACAAGGTCGGCAAGGAGGGCGTGATATCGGTCGAAGAGGGTTCGGGCCTTGAGAACGCGCTCGAGATCGTCGAAGGCATGCAGTTCGATCGCGGTTATCTATCGCCCTACTTCGTGAACAAGCAGGACACGATGACGGCCGATATCGAGAACCCCTACATCCTGATCTACGACAAGAAGATCTCCAATATCCGTGAGCTTTTGCCGATCCTGGAAGGTGTAGCCAAGGCCGGCCGGCCGCTGCTCATCATCTCCGAGGATGTCGAGGGCGAGGCGCTCGCCACGCTCGTGGTGAACAACATCCGCGGCATCTTGAAGGTCTGCGCGGTCAAGGCCCCGGGCTTCGGCGATCGCCGCAAGGCCATGCTCCAGGATATCGCCATCCTGACCGGCGGCCAGCTGATCTCCGAAGAGATCGGCATGACCCTCGAGGCGGCCACCATCGACGTCCTTGGATCGGCCAAGCGCGTGCAGGTCAGCAAGGAAAACACCACCATCATCGACGGTGCCGGTAATTCCAAGGACATCGAGGCGCGCGTGAAGCAGATTCGCGCCCAGATCGAGGAAGCGACGTCCGACTACGACAAGGAGAAGATGCAGGAGCGGGTCGCCAAGCTCGCCGGCGGCGTGGCCTTGATCAAGGTCGGGGCAGCCACCGAGGTGGAGATGAAGGAGAAGAAGGCGCGCGTGGAAGATGCCCTGCATGCGACCCGCGCGGCGGTCGAGGAAGGCGTGGTGCCGGGTGGCGGCGTGGCCCTGATCCGGGCGCTGCAGAACATGAAGGTCAAGGGCGACAATCACGATCAGGACGTCGGCATCCAGATCGCGCGCCGCGCCATGGAAGAGCCGTTGCGCATGATCGTCATGAATGCCGGCCTCGAGGGCTCGGTGGTCATGAACAAGGTGGCCGAGGGCAAGGGTAGCTTCGGCTTCAATGCCGCGACCGGCGAGTACGGCGACATGTTGACCATGGGTATCCTTGATCCCACCAAGGTCACGCGCACGGCCTTGCAGAATGCGGCGTCGGTATCCGGGCTCATGATCACCACCGAGGCCATGATCGCCGAACTCCCGCAGGAGGAGAAGGCGGCGGCCGGCGGGGGTGCCGGCGGCATGGGCGGCATGGGCGGTATGGGTGGCATGGACGGCATGATGTAA